A genomic segment from Carassius auratus strain Wakin chromosome 25, ASM336829v1, whole genome shotgun sequence encodes:
- the LOC113043531 gene encoding centrosomal protein of 152 kDa-like isoform X3: MRERFLSEGTYQDVRVIRRELWRLHKLLTDLPDDMLDDSADSSTCSRPEDNNRPQHAWDVPQWEHPRPSSHEQHYEEDDQGSYHEDYSYRSHTSQSNSHPHHLQTGTEHVATGWDQQNYQFQNRDYAHSSAGTDESQGIDFSTGVGAEQDVYPHNALQHGAGHPGDEARALGEHSHIRHHFQVFDNGGAGNKPTGHCRASYHPHQLSNQPKMFSPQVTNQNNHFDQIQRDFLDSAPHSADGQQLAQLQIVNRAQSGQIEELEQKLEDCRRKMRYLEHQFAIVKEEKDGQTVSVKESSALVEEAKEREAQLQGRVRSLEKQIQSLTDREQESLKQQRVAEVAMDSMKQQMMDLGRSDILTRAREQHDRDMTAIREQYEAQLLTLQQKLDAQSQSLNEQAEAGQRLLDQVRLLERQREEDQVDRAAVINTLAQRLEESQQQCAKLLHTGSVQEMSQLQLKLQQAQSTCAIREDLSKALQEELTELKEQINLYESAIKHGALESNGDWESQLSESCMDLGIKKPKWRNGRIHSKPHIAEAGDSTLLKEDVVRELKSELQRCLSHLKTKRLKISELQEELRRSQSRTEQLQTRLEQAERTIQDSEVRESSLEKHLETSPMTAAPHKDLIRLQKERQVLQERVEALEKRNQELKQSEEKVKSANSELCTKMREMIQELDQEKREAAERDERTRQQFRDDVVNGVRMELTQEHTAHIEQLTHQHQQHLQQLQSKLADLRQEVLAVQECYISVCKEKDKLEENLQNKLEEQRRLIENELKRREDSEAALERLRSDLECQHQEDVTRLRAQWKIDTQTETELQVREQLETARKSWQQEQETLEQSWAQRLQEAEEELRKARQSDTCEGAVGQLISAEQLEVRLRAQRETLQQEAATARDRAVEEAVRHAQREMQQKHTDDITLQVEGARSRWLQDLTSLPEYKSSLQREKDEWERLQQQRVQEQVSSAVKAVEERWQDTLRTKCTELEQCNMRNGELQEEVLTLRTRLERVCREQAALLKAELAAARDVWIRDKQEEMSRLRTQLQREQKQKLQAALEQTDKQRDTELHETLREKEQEWRDQQEIRLQEEMLRELKEVLQDGVESRRIGEEQQLTIRSRVWEICRETLSQAKQELKKSSADKLRRVLKETQERHEAEIAALTAQRKQSEGAESLAKLQKKNQELQRHLEKACRQLQRSVQEHKNTLQRMKDEHEAALQKEQQSHLRALEELKQTSNAEALSSGSVSQQNLQAGLEEMKERYMKAVEKIRGDMLRYLQDSKERAAELIRTEVLRERQDTARRMRRYYLTCLQELLEDGGQAAGAEKKIINAASKLAAMAKVLETPVAKRKLSRTQGSQGGSDKTDTEASGSPAKLLGTEALKDGKNQHNLTDSNYTSMTAKQKDVRSKSIEPDSLKSVGVCGSKDTFTVGRVTQKHTQFAHDGVFNSVNVTLRKHSREMFMEGFGEPSSSVQPFLIEEDPVRDNGPSDWSLTSNGSNFLHLTSSRPDPGKPFSVSGGLDFRSSIGDDSDVTIYKEFVKPRSYSKPDVCVDRRTDQHREPTPGSEGHGVRKKCPKSLFSELKVYQQDSGFDSPLALLQK, encoded by the exons ATGCGGGAACGTTTTCTGTCCGAGGGAACGTATCAGGATGTGCGGGTCATCCGGCGGGAGTTATGGAGG ctcCACAAGCTCCTGACTGATCTCCCTGATGATATGCTAGATGACAGCGCTGACAGCTCCACCTGCAGCCGTCCGGAAGACAACAACAG ACCGCAGCATGCCTGGGATGTCCCACAATGGGAGCATCCAAGACCTTCTTCCCATGAGCAA CACTATGAGGAGGATGATCAAGGCTCTTATCATGAGGACTACAGCTACAGGAGTCACACGTCTCAGAGCAACAGTCACCCTCATCACCTCCAGACCGGGACAGAACATGTGGCCACCGGCTGGGACCAACAGAACTACCAGTTCCAGAACCGAGACTATGCACACTCCTCCGCAGGCACGGATGAGTCCCAAGGCATTGACTTCTCCACTGGGGTCGGGGCGGAACAGGACGTGTACCCTCATAATGCTCTTCAGCATGGGGCAGGCCACCCCGGAGATGAGGCTAGAGCCCTAGGAGAGCATAGCCACATCAGACACCACTTTCAG GTGTTTGATAATGGAGGAGCTGGGAACAAACCCACTGGCCACTGCAGAGCCAGTTACCATCCACATCAACTTTCAAACCAGCCCAAGATGTTCAGTCCTCAAGTGACCAATCAGAATAACCACTTTGACCAGATTCAGAGGGACTTCCTGGACTCAGCACCAC ATTCAGCAGACGGTCAGCAGCTGGCACAGCTTCAGATTGTAAACCGAGCTCAATCCGGACAGATCGAGGAGCTGGAACAGAAACTAGAGGACTGCAGGAGGAAGATGAGATATCTGGAGCACCAGTTCGCCATCGTCAAAG AAGAGAAAGATGGTCAGACTGTATCAGTGAAGGAGTCCAGTGCACTCGTGGAGGAGGCGAAAGAGAGAGAAGCGCAGCTGCAGGGCAGAGTCAGATCTCTGGAGAAACAGATCCAGTCTCTCACAGACCGAGAGCAAGAG AGCCTAAAGCAGCAGCGTGTGGCCGAGGTGGCGATGGACAGCATGAAGCAGCAGATGATGGATCTGGGTCGCTCAGACATTCTCACACGAGCACGGGAGCAGCACGATAGAGACATGACCGCTATCCGTGAGCAGTACGAAGCACAACTGCTCACCCTTCAGCAGAAACTAGACGCACAATCACAGAGTCTGAACGAGCAG gcggaGGCGGGCCAGCGGCTGCTGGATCAGGTCCGGCTGCTGGAGCGTCAGAGAGAAGAGGATCAGGTGGACAGAGCCGCCGTCATCAACACCCTCGCACAGCGCCTGGAGGAGAGCCAGCAGCAGTGTGCCAAACTGCTCCACACTG GCTCTGTTCAAGAGATGAGTCAGTTACAGCTGAAGCTCCAGCAGGCTCAGTCTACCTGCGCTATCAGAGAAGACCTCAGCAAAGCCCTGCAG GAAGAGTTGACTGAACTGAAGGAGCAGATAAATCTGTATGAGTCTGCCATTAAACATGGAGCCCTGGAGTCTAATGGAGACTGGGAGAGCCAGCTGTCTGAGTCCTGCATGGACCTGGGCATCAAGAAGCCCAAGTGGAGAAATGGACGGATCCACAG CAAACCTCATATTGCAGAAGCAGGAGACTCGACCCTGCTGAAGGAGGACGTGGTGCGAGAGCTGAAGAGCGAGTTGCAGCGCTGCCTGAGTCACCTGAAGACCAAGCGTCTGAAGATCTCTGAGCTGCAGGAGGAGCTGCGACGCTCTCAGAGCAGAACAGAGCAGCTGCAGACGCGGCTAGAGCAGGCTGAGAGAACCATACAGGACTCTGAG GTGAGGGAGAGCAGCTTGGAGAAACACCTGGAAACATCCCCCATGACTGCAGCTCCTCACAAAGACCTCATCAGACTGCAGAAAGAACGGCAGGTGCTGCAGGAGAGAGTGGAG GCTCTGGAGAAGAGGAATCAGGAGCTGAAGCAGAGTGAGGAGAAGGTGAAGTCAGCCAACTCTGAGCTCTGCACCAAGATGAGAGAGATGATCCAGGAGCTGGACCAGGAGAAACGAGAAGCAGCAGAGAG GGATGAGAGGACTCGGCAGCAGTTTAGAGATGATGTGGTGAATGGTGTCCGGATGGAGCTGACACAGGAGCACACGGCTCACATAGAGCAACTCACTCACCAGCATCAGCAGCACCTCCAACAGCTCCA GTCAAAGCTGGCTGATCTCAGACAGGAGGTGTTAGCTGTGcaggaatgctacatttctgttTGCAAAGAGAAAGACAAGCTGGAGGAAAATCTCCAAAACAAGCTTGAAGAACAGAGGAGATTGATAGAAAATGAG TTGAAGAGGCGAGAGGACAGTGAGGCTGCTCTGGAGAGACTGAGGTCTGATTTGGAGTGTCAGCATCAGGAGGACGTGACTCGGCTCAGAGCCCAGTGGAAGATAGACACACAGACTGAGACTGAGCTGCAGGTCAGAGAGCAGCTGGAAACGGCCAGAAAGAGCTGGCAGCAGGAGCAGGAGACG CTGGAGCAGTCCTGGGCTCAGCGGTTACAGGAGGCTGAGGAAGAGCTCAGGAAGGCCAGGCAGTCAGACACCTGTGAGGGAGCGGTGGGTCAGCTGATTTCAGCGGAGCAGCTGGAGGTCCGGCTCAGGGCTCAGAGGGAGACCCTGCAGCAGGAGGCTGCAACGGCCCGGGACAGAGCCGTGGAGGAAGCAGTACGACACGCTCAGAGAGAGATGCAGCAGAAACACACTGATGACATCACGCTCCAG GTTGAAGGTGCTCGTTCTCGATGGCTCCAGGACTTGACCTCCCTCCCAGAGTACAAAAGCAGTCTGCAGAGGGAAAAAGATGAGTGGGAGCGACTTCAGCAGCAGCGTGTCCAGGAACAG GTGTCCTCTGCTGTGAAGGCAGTGGAGGAAAGGTGGCAGGACACGCTCCGCACCAAATGCACTGAACTGGAGCAGTGTAACATGAGAAACGGGGAGCTCCAGGAGGAAGTGCTTACCCTCCGCACCCGACTGGAGCGTGTGTGCCgggagcaggctgccctcctgaaAGCAGAGCTGGCTGCAGCCCGAGACGTTTGGATCAGAGACAAGCAGGAGGAGATGTCCCGTCTCAGGACACAGCTCCAGAGAGAGCAGAAGCAGAAACTACAAGCCGCTCTGGAGCAAACCGACAAACAAAGAGACACAGAGCTACACGAAACTCTCAGAGAAAAGGAGCAGGAGTGGAGGGATCAACAAGAGATCAG ACTGCAGGAGGAGATGCTCCGTGAACTAAAGGAGGTTCTGCAGGACGGAGTGGAGAGCAGGAGGATTGGAGAAGAACAGCAGCTCACCATTAGATCCAGAGTCTGGGAGATCTGCAGAGAAACACTCAGCCAAGCCAAGCAGGAGCTGAAGAAG AGCAGCGCAGACAAGCTGAGACGTGTGCTGAAGGAAACCCAGGAGCGCCATGAGGCAGAGATTG CAGCTCTGACGGCTCAGAGGAAGCAGAGTGAAGGTGCCGAGTCTCTGGCCAAACTCCAGAAGAAGAATCAAGAGCTCCAGAGACATCTAGAGAAGGCCTGCCGGCAGCTCCAGAGGAGCGTACAAGAGCACAAAAACACCCTGCAGAGGATGAAAG ATGAGCACGAGGCAGCCCTGCAGAAGGAGCAGCAGAGTCATCTCAGAGCCCTTGAGGAACTGAAACAAACCTCAAATGCAGAAGCACTTTCAAG TGGTTCAGTCAGCCAACAGAATCTTCAAGCAGGTCTTGAGGAAATGAAGGAGCGATACATGAAAGCAGTGGAGAAAATCAGAG GTGACATGCTGCGCTACCTGCAGGATAGTAAGGAGCGGGCGGCAGAGCTGATCAGGACTGAGGTCCTGAGGGAGAGACAGGACACGGCCAGACGCATGCGCAGGTACTACCTCACCTGTctgcaggagctgctggaggacGGAGGCCAGGCCGCAGG AGCTGAGAAGAAAATCATAAATGCTGCTAGCAAACTGGCCGCCATGGCCAAAGTCCTGGAGACCCCGGTGGCCAAACGCAAGCTTTCGAGAACCCAGGGCTCTCAAG GTGGATCAGACAAAACAGACACTGAAGCCAGTGGTTCTCCTGCTAAACTCCTGGGAACCGAAGCCCTCAAGGATGGTAAGAACCAACACAATCTAACGGACTCGAACTACACATCCATGACGGCTAAACAGAAAGACGTCAGATCTAAATCCATCGAACCGGATTCCCTCAAGTCTGTAGGGGTATGTGGATCCAAAGACACTTTTACGGTTGGTCGGGTAACTCAGAAGCACACACAGTTTGCACACGATGGTGTTTTTAACAGCGTTAATGTCACACTGAGAAAGCACAGCAGGGAAATGTTCATGGAGGGTTTTGGAGAACCATCATCATCCGTCCAGCCCTTCCTGATCGAAGAAGATCCCGTTCGTGATAACGGCCCGAGCGACTGGAGTTTAACCAGTAACGGCTCTAACTTCCTTCACCTGACCTCGTCCCGTCCAGATCCTGGGAAGCCGTTCTCTGTTAGCGGCGGGTTGGACTTTAGAAGCTCCATCGGTGATGACTCTGATGTTACCATATACAAGGAGTTTGTTAAGCCTCGGTCTTACTCTAAACCCGATGTGTGTGTGGACagaagaacagatcaacacagagAGCCAACCCCTGGTTCTGAGGGACATGGGGTCCGGAAAAAGTGTCCAAAGAGCTTATTTTCGGAGTTGAAAGTGTATCAGCAGGACAGTGGGTTCGACAGCCCGTTGGCACTGCTTCAGAAATGA